CCTCTTCCAGGCGCTTCAACAGCACAGGGTTCGAGATCTCGAATTCGTCGAAGCCGAGCCGCAGCATATGCGGCAACTGGTCGACCAGAACCTGCCCGGTGGCGCGCACCGCGCCTTCGAAATGGTAGCGGCTGCGCAGTAATTCGCCCTTGGAGAAGGAGCGACCGTCGCTGAAAGCCGGGAAAGCGAGCGCCACCAGCGACAGTTGGTCGAGCAGGTCGGCGATCTTCTCGAGCTGATCGCCGGGCTGCAGCAGGACGCCGAGCCGCTCCCTGGCGGAAAGGCGCACCTCCGGATCAAGATCAAGGAACGGCTGCAGCGGCAGGATGAAGCGGCCATTGCCGGAAAGCGCGTCCGCGTTTTCCGCATGGGCCCACTCGTCCTCGCGAAAACCCTCCGGGGTCCAGAGCCGGGTCTCCGGTGTCGTCGGTCCAGTCATCAAAATTCCCAAAATTCGAAGAGCTCAAGGGTGTGTTGAAATGCAGGTCAGGCCACGTCGAAAACGGCTGCTTCCGAGAACCGGAGCGGAGCGTACTTGAAGTACGTGAGCACCGGAAGCGCAGGAAGCCGCCGTTTGCAGACCGGCCTCACCTGAATTGCAACATACCCTATAGTGATGCGTCGGTCA
The genomic region above belongs to Mesorhizobium sp. B4-1-4 and contains:
- a CDS encoding DUF934 domain-containing protein is translated as MTGPTTPETRLWTPEGFREDEWAHAENADALSGNGRFILPLQPFLDLDPEVRLSARERLGVLLQPGDQLEKIADLLDQLSLVALAFPAFSDGRSFSKGELLRSRYHFEGAVRATGQVLVDQLPHMLRLGFDEFEISNPVLLKRLEEGRTGGLGLYYQPAAVPEPKGPKYSWRRVRSS